From the uncultured Methanomethylovorans sp. genome, the window TTGCTAGACCCCATCATAGCGATCGTAATTTCAGTTATTATATTCTATGCAGCTATTTCCATTATTATTAAAAGCGCTTCTATTCTGTGCGACACTTCCCAATTTGACATGAAAGATGTTTATAATGTTGTGTGCAAAATGGATGGCGTAATGGGGTGCCACAAGATAAGGACAAGAGGAGTTGTAGGCCACATCTACATTGACCTACACATGGAAGTGCATCCTAACATGCCAACCTATGAATCGCACGATATTGCTCAGACTGTAGAGTATCGACTGAAGCAACGTTTTGAAGGTGTCCAGGACGTCGTCATTCATATAGAACCAGCTCCACTTGAACCAGCATCATGAATTGAAGAAAGCGGGATAAACTATAAGAGAAGTAAGGATGATTTAGTAACGATGTCTGGCAACACTTTCGGAACTGTTTTTAAAGTCACCACCTGGGGAGAATCACATGGGAATGCCCTGGGAGTAGTAGTAGATGGTACGCCTGCAGGGCTGTCCCTCGAAGCTTCTGTGATACAGAAAGAACTGGATAGACGCAGACCCGGGCAAAGCAGTGCCTCAACGTCCCGTAACGAATCCGACACAGTGGAAATACTATCAGGCGTGTTCGAGGGAAAGACTACTGGTATGCCGATATCTATGATGGTCCGCAACAAGGATGCAAATTCAAGTGCTTACGATTATCTCAAAAATATTCCAAGACCAGGACATGCAGACCTTTTATATCATGAAAAATATGGAATTCGAGATCATAGAGGTGGAGGCAGATCATCAGGACGGGAAACCCTTGGCAGGGTAGCTGCAGGCGCTATTGCAAAGCATCTGCTTTCTTTCTACGATATCACCGTTTTTGCACATGTCATTGAGCTGGGTGGCATTGTAGCTTCTGAGCTAGCATTTACCGAAGTGATGGAGAATGTGGAGAAGACTCCTGTACGTTGTGCCGATCTAAAAGCAGCTGCGAGGATGATGAAAGCAGTTGAAGATGCACGCACAGAGGGTGATAGCCTTGGAGGCATCGTGGAAATGATTGCTACGGGAGTTCCCAAGGGACTTGGAGAACCTGTATTTGATAAGCTGGATGCTGATATTGCAAAGGCATTAATGAGCATAGGCGCTGTCAAAGGATTGGAGATTGGTGCCGGTTTTGCAAGTGCACGTATGAAAGGCAGCCAGATGAACGATCCATTTATAGTAAAAGATGAACAGATCACATGCCAGACTAACAACGCAGGCGGTATAATTGGTGGCATATCCACCGGACTTCCTATTATCTGCAGGGTTGCAGTGAAACCAACGCCATCCATCTCAAAGAAGCAGAAAACAGTAAATATGGAAAATATCCAGGAATGCGAAGTACAGGTCCATGGAAGACATGATCCAACTATACCACCCAGGCTTGTGCCTGTTGCTGAAGCTATGGTTGCAATAGTGCTCGCTGATCACATGCTACGCAGTGGTTTCATTGGTCCTGCATCAATATGACGCAGAAATTTGCTATTTTTAGTATTTGATTTAGTAGATATGATCTGAAATAAGAATATAGTTACCTCTATCTTACCCTATTTAGAGGGCTAGCTATAGATTAATATATAGCAAATTCACTATCTGTATTTATTATTGGAAATTATAGGTTAACTGATTGAATTACAGGGTGTGTTGTTATAAATTATGAACAAAGGAAAATACAGCTGACTGGTGGCTCCACATATATTGTCTCTTTGCCTATTAAATGGGTAAGGGACTGCAGTCTAGATGCCGGGGATGCCTTAACATTAATACCACAAAGCGATTGCACTCTTTTGTTGTCTGCCGACTCGAAGATAGAGAATCAAAGACTTGAATCAGTGATCGAGATCTCCCAGGAGGATTCAGCAGAGGATAATTTCAGAATACTTGTATCACATTATCTGGCTGGCTACGACCTGATACGACTTGTATCAAGCAAGGGTTTCCATGCACATGACCGCAAGTTCTTCAAAGATGTGACTCGCCAGCGCCTTATTGGCATCGAAGTAATAGAGGAATCACGGAACGAGATACTGTTGCAAAGCCTGATGAATTATCAGGAATTGCCACTGGAAAAGGCATTGCAAAACATGTCACGTATGATTACTTCGATGCTTGAGGACGTAATGCTTGCCCTAAGAAACCATGACCTGGAACTTGCTAAGGACATAGTAAACAGAGATAATGAAGTGGACAGATTCTATCTTCTTACTGTAAGACAATTAAAAGTAGCAGTTGAAGACCCAAAACTTGCAGAAAAGAT encodes:
- the aroC gene encoding chorismate synthase; the protein is MSGNTFGTVFKVTTWGESHGNALGVVVDGTPAGLSLEASVIQKELDRRRPGQSSASTSRNESDTVEILSGVFEGKTTGMPISMMVRNKDANSSAYDYLKNIPRPGHADLLYHEKYGIRDHRGGGRSSGRETLGRVAAGAIAKHLLSFYDITVFAHVIELGGIVASELAFTEVMENVEKTPVRCADLKAAARMMKAVEDARTEGDSLGGIVEMIATGVPKGLGEPVFDKLDADIAKALMSIGAVKGLEIGAGFASARMKGSQMNDPFIVKDEQITCQTNNAGGIIGGISTGLPIICRVAVKPTPSISKKQKTVNMENIQECEVQVHGRHDPTIPPRLVPVAEAMVAIVLADHMLRSGFIGPASI
- a CDS encoding phosphate uptake regulator PhoU; the encoded protein is MSADSKIENQRLESVIEISQEDSAEDNFRILVSHYLAGYDLIRLVSSKGFHAHDRKFFKDVTRQRLIGIEVIEESRNEILLQSLMNYQELPLEKALQNMSRMITSMLEDVMLALRNHDLELAKDIVNRDNEVDRFYLLTVRQLKVAVEDPKLAEKIGIERPRQCLGYRLVTKIIERIGDHVEKIARQIILMDLEVPEKDEVFAMGALAQKVFKDSLKALEDKDIKYSNKVVNLARKFEDYTIMRNEQEAQRCKSEQMASIINSLKRISEYSADIAEMSINMGVEKRRGK